In Lycium ferocissimum isolate CSIRO_LF1 chromosome 11, AGI_CSIRO_Lferr_CH_V1, whole genome shotgun sequence, a single genomic region encodes these proteins:
- the LOC132037405 gene encoding uncharacterized protein LOC132037405 isoform X3 has translation MEVGGYKKVMVAIDESESSYYTIKWVLENLQESIRSSGNPLVIFMAEPRPNHGNTLAPLLAPARMYCNIASTAPEFVSSVQERNHMVSVGILEKAKSLCCTHGCSMVKKLLLSHN, from the exons ATGGAGGTTGGAGGGTACAAGAAAGTGATGGTGGCAATAGACGAGAGTGAGTCAAGTTATTATACAATCAAATGGGTTCTTGAAAATCTTCAAGAATCAATAAGAAGTTCTGGGAATCCTTTGGTGATATTCATGGCTGAGCCACGACCAAACCATGGCAATACCTTGGCACCTCTTCTTGCTCCAGCTCGTATGTACTGCAATATTGCTTCTA CAGCTCCTGAATTTGTTAGCTCTGTCCAAGAAAGAAATCACATGGTGTCTGTGGGAATTTTGGAGAAAGCAAAGAGCTTGTGTTGCACTCATGGG TGTAGCATGGTCAAGAAGCTGCTGCTATCCCATAATTAA
- the LOC132037405 gene encoding uncharacterized protein LOC132037405 isoform X6, producing the protein MEVGGYKKVMVAIDESESSYYTIKWVLENLQESIRSSGNPLVIFMAEPRPNHGNTLAPLLAPARMYCNIASTPEFVSSVQERNHMVSVGILEKAKSLCCTHGEHLS; encoded by the exons ATGGAGGTTGGAGGGTACAAGAAAGTGATGGTGGCAATAGACGAGAGTGAGTCAAGTTATTATACAATCAAATGGGTTCTTGAAAATCTTCAAGAATCAATAAGAAGTTCTGGGAATCCTTTGGTGATATTCATGGCTGAGCCACGACCAAACCATGGCAATACCTTGGCACCTCTTCTTGCTCCAGCTCGTATGTACTGCAATATTGCTTCTA CTCCTGAATTTGTTAGCTCTGTCCAAGAAAGAAATCACATGGTGTCTGTGGGAATTTTGGAGAAAGCAAAGAGCTTGTGTTGCACTCATGGG
- the LOC132037405 gene encoding uncharacterized protein LOC132037405 isoform X5 → MEVGGYKKVMVAIDESESSYYTIKWVLENLQESIRSSGNPLVIFMAEPRPNHGNTLAPLLAPARMYCNIASTAPEFVSSVQERNHMVSVGILEKAKSLCCTHGEHLS, encoded by the exons ATGGAGGTTGGAGGGTACAAGAAAGTGATGGTGGCAATAGACGAGAGTGAGTCAAGTTATTATACAATCAAATGGGTTCTTGAAAATCTTCAAGAATCAATAAGAAGTTCTGGGAATCCTTTGGTGATATTCATGGCTGAGCCACGACCAAACCATGGCAATACCTTGGCACCTCTTCTTGCTCCAGCTCGTATGTACTGCAATATTGCTTCTA CAGCTCCTGAATTTGTTAGCTCTGTCCAAGAAAGAAATCACATGGTGTCTGTGGGAATTTTGGAGAAAGCAAAGAGCTTGTGTTGCACTCATGGG
- the LOC132037405 gene encoding uncharacterized protein LOC132037405 isoform X4, giving the protein MEVGGYKKVMVAIDESESSYYTIKWVLENLQESIRSSGNPLVIFMAEPRPNHGNTLAPLLAPARMYCNIASTAPEFVSSVQERNHMVSVGILEKAKSLCCTHGGIVAVQDI; this is encoded by the exons ATGGAGGTTGGAGGGTACAAGAAAGTGATGGTGGCAATAGACGAGAGTGAGTCAAGTTATTATACAATCAAATGGGTTCTTGAAAATCTTCAAGAATCAATAAGAAGTTCTGGGAATCCTTTGGTGATATTCATGGCTGAGCCACGACCAAACCATGGCAATACCTTGGCACCTCTTCTTGCTCCAGCTCGTATGTACTGCAATATTGCTTCTA CAGCTCCTGAATTTGTTAGCTCTGTCCAAGAAAGAAATCACATGGTGTCTGTGGGAATTTTGGAGAAAGCAAAGAGCTTGTGTTGCACTCATGGG